The DNA window tgaaaaatttcaattgtatTTATGGGTTTGATCTTGGTGGAGAGAGtggaaaaaagaaaaaattacaaaactTATTGTGGATGTTGTTGCGTTGTCcacaacaaacaataaacaaataacaaataaCAGATTTGGCTGGAAGagattattcttttttctccCTCGCTCTCCTTTCGTGGCACGAGACTATTGGTCGACCTATTGGTATCAATTGGATGTGCATGAGTCGACGTAATGAAATCAGCCCATAATACCACTTATTCTTTATCAGTGTAATGTCATTTTGAAGATAATATCGTAATTTACACATTTCGTATATTCCCATTCTAAATATTGGGTGAGTGGGCAGCAGTAATGATGACATATCTTGGGTATCACACGAGGAGGTATCAAATCTCCCAACAAAGATTTCCAAAGGCGAaacgacgacgacgaccacccaaaaaaaaaaaaaaaaaaaaaaaaaatgattcaCTCACACATCAGAAACACAAATATTGGAtcacttttttctttagtaTCACCTACCAATATTTAATTCCCAACTTATGCCCCCACGTTCCACTGCTCAAAAACGTTTACTAAAAGagtatcaacaattatcaAGGGATCCACCACCTGGAATAATAGCAGGGCCAGTGAGTGAAGATAATTTATACAAATGGGAATGTTTTTTAGAAGGACCATCTGATACCCCATATGAAAATGGCGTATTCCCTGCTGTTTTGACTTTCCCCAAGGATTATCCATTATCTCCACCGACATTAAAGTTTGATCCACCATTGTTGCATCCAAACATTTATGCTGATGGTACTGTTTGTATTTCGATTTTACATCCTCCTGGAGAAGATCCAAATCAATATGAACGCCCAGAAGAAAGATGGTCACCAGTGCAAAGTATTGAAAAGATTTTGTTGAGTGTTATGTCTATGCTTGCAGAACCTAATCCCGAAAGTGGGGCTAACATCGATGCTTGTAAATTATGGAGAGATAATCGTACCGAATATAATCGACAAATTAGACAACATGTCAAAGAGTCATTAGGACTCTAGATTAAGTTAACAAGTCTGAGTTATTTAGGTATgggattttattttttgttggttttgatgatgatgttgttgttgatgaaacaTTTGTagatataataaataactTCTTTTGGATTGGATAGTAACGTTTTGTAAAACTGTGTGTTTGAATCTAAGATGCCAGAGATAAagatttgtttaatttacTGTGAAATACTGGTCAAATTCTTACAAATATTGGAAAATATACAGccataaaaaaataatctgatttcaaaaactGAAAGCAAAGAGTGGTATGatggttttggtttaaatattattgaGGAATAACAGTTCTATCATGCCATGAAGTTGACAATGCTGTTATTCATAAATCAAGTTACaattatcaagaattgGTACCAGTAACGTAAATTATTGTTTGGAGTTGAGTGCACTACCATGttggggggggggaaatacgcataaaaaaaaaagctgtTGCAGCCATAAACGCATATTCTCATTCAGTATTCGTTAAGGGTTTGCTAGTTTACATCTCACCAATGCAAATAACAGAGACAGTTTTATACAACTAACTAGTTAAAACATctattgaaatcaaattgtactatttaattttcttgATATTCATAACAAGCTTGGAAAAAGtcaatttccaattcaaGACATTTTACAAATGATTTTTcacaaatattaaaatctTCCTTAGTTTTAACCACTCTTTCAACTTCATTGTGCAAAAATTGAACCCATTTAGTAAAATCAAGACCATAATGTAAATTTATCCATTCTTGATATTTATAAGGTAAATCAGATGGAATTGCTTTTCTGGCAATATTGTATTCAGCCCAACCAAGATATACTTTTTCCATAGTATACATAAAAGTAATGATTTCAACATAAGAATTGGATTCAAAAGTTAAATAttgtaaatatttaatatattGTTGAACTTTGACAAGTGtcaaattttcttcttttaaatttatcacCACTTTGATCAAATCTTCATTTTGTTCAAGTTCTTTTAAAGTCTTGATAAaataatcattttcatcagtAGATACAAATCCAATTTGTTTCCCCAAAATGATTGCTGATTTCGGATCATCACAATATGCTAAAGTTTTACCAAATAAATTGAGTccaatttggaaaaatttaagatcttgatttaaataggtgaataatttataatcagCAAGAGTTCCTTCACATAATTCATTTGTCAAGGGATGAGAAATTGATTGCAAAAACAAATCTTGGTGCACTTTGAGAAGTTTATCGATAGTTGACATCGATTATAGTGATTAGCTAAAATAgtggtaaaaaaaaaaaaaaaaaagggaaacAAACCGAAAATAGGAAACActatttaaataaatcaagttATAAGTATTATGTAGTCTTAGGTTTTAAAATCTAAGAGTATCAGCTTATTCAATTACTTATTTAATATCATAAATCAAGGacaaaggaaaaggaaaagggAAGGGGagagggaaaaaaaaaaaaaaaaaacctccggtattaataattaattattatgcGCTAAGGATTCCCTCtcattattgattgatagTAAGCATATATAAATGAATAGTTGTAAGTCAATATCTACATAAAAATGCTTTAAGcttcttttctttaatttggAGAAAATTcagaataataatcataGACTTAATTCTAAATGGAGGTTGCAACTGGTAaagattcaattgtttctcAAGATATAGtttcatcaaatgaaaCAGATATTCATCATAAAACTCCCAAGTATATCAATTGGATTTATAATTTGGACAAATGGGGGGTCGAAGTCAGAGGAATTGAAAGAGTGAGTGAACAAGAACGAATTGAGCTTGGTCAAAAGATCCCTACATGGCATTTGTTTATACAAACTCTTGGTCTTTGGTGGTCTGCATGTGGAGGACTTACTACAATgtcatcattttttttacctACACTTTTATATGGATTGAATTTACGTGATGCAATGATTAGTGGGTTCATAGGAATGATTATTGGTTGTCTTGTCCCTGCTTATAGTTCCACAATGGGACCAAAATCTGGTTGTCGACAAATGGTCACGGCAAGATTTTTATTTGGACAATGGGGGGTCAAGTTTGTGGCCCTTATTTGTATTGTTGGTGGTATTGGATGGTCAGTGGTCAATTGTGTATTGGGTGGTCAAATGCTTCTTGCCATAAATCATAATATTTCATTGGCAGTAGgcattgttgttattgcaATAATTAGTTTAATTGTTGCAATTTTTGGGATCAAAGTGTTATTAAAATTCCAAAcgattttttcaatcccAATTTTCATTGCTAGTATATTGTtttatgttgttgtttgtcaAAAAGCTAATTATATcattgaatcaaataaaatgatAAATGATGCTGGCTATTCAAAAGTGACTTCAAGAGGTAATTGGCTCAGTTatttttctctttgttATTCAGTCACGGCCACTTGGGGTAGTGGTGCTGctgattattatatattataccCTGCAAGTACTCCCTCATATCAAATATTCTTAATCACATTTTTGGGTATTGCTGTACCATCAACATTTGTTGCTATAGCGGGGACAATATGTGGTAATGTTGCATTGTCATACCAACCATGGAATGATGCTTACAATGAATATGGTGTGGGTGGGTTAATTGTGGGGACATTTTCACATTGGGGGAAGTTTGGAAAATTTGTTGCTGTGTTGTTATATATTTCCTTGATTTGTAACAATATTATGAACACTTATTCAGTTGcatttgaatttcaattaatcGATCTGAGATTAACATATGTTCCTCGATGGATATGGGCTACTATAGTCACGGTCATTTATCTTGTTTTATCGGTGTGTGGTCGATATCATTTCCTGACGATTTTAAGCAATTTCTTACCAATGTTAGGATATTGGATCACCATGTatattgtattattattagaagaaaatttgattttcagGTCTTCTTTCAAAGTTAGAAAATTACACGAACGTGAGTTTGATGGAGATTATAAACAAATGTACAATTGGATGAATTGGAATAAACCTAAAGGTAGGACATTGGGATTTGCTGCTTGTCTTGCATTTCTTTGTGGATGTGCTGGAGCAATTATTGGCATGAACCAGGTTTATTATAAAGGTCCTATTGCAAAGAAAGTTGGGGAGTATGGTGCTGATTTAGGTATGTGGATTTCATTTGGATTTACTGCTATAACATATCCAGTATTTAGATATATTGAGTTAAgattattgaagaaatagAGAAAATTAACAATCAAATAAGTTACGAAAAGATTctgatttgttgtttaattgGATCTCCTTCCTCGGTTATCAGATACATTACTTGAATAGGTAGCATGTGCGGCTGACAAAAATGTTTCCTTTTTAAGAACCgtagaaacaaaaaaaaaaaaaaaaaaaaaaaaaagaaacgtTGCTTGTGTACGTGTGTGTATCATCTGCGTGCGTGTGGTGAGtgaagtgaaaaaaaaaaaaaaaaaaaaaatttttttgatcctcatcatcatcatcatcatttctTTTAACCCTTATCTTTTTATagaatttctttcttttctttgtaGGTGCATACcacaatattattatagaCAATGTCTAAGTCTTTTGACGATTTCATAAAACAGcaaaagcaacaacaagcCAAACCAAAAGGGTTTGGTTATAGAAAtaacaactacaacaataatcaaGGAGGAggttataattataatcaaGCATATGGTAATGCACCAACATTTCAACCAGGaaaccaacaatttcaatatcaagGAGGGTATAACCAAGGATATAATCAAGGATTTAACCAACAGTATCAATATCAAGGACAAGGACAAGGACAAGGCTACAATCAAGGATataattccaataatagatataacaacaattataatAACACTAACCAAAGTTCTACCATTTCAACCCCAGTAGAATCATTACCAACTAGTGGAAGAAGTACTCCTAATCCAAATGCATCAACCACTTCATTAACGTCATTAAATACTGCTCTTGCTAAATTGAATGTTTCTAATATTCCTTTTGAAGAGAATTTAagtaatattgaaaaagcCACCAAAATAGCTGAAATTAGACCAGAAGTTGAAaccattattaaaataattgatgaacaagaagatttatcgattattaatgaatggaaattgaatgaaattttgaaatctttATTGAAACCGAAAAGTCCTGCATTAGTTAAAGAAGCAGCATTATTAATCATTCAACAATTGGCAAGTAAATTTGGTGGTCAAACTCCTAAAGAAGCTTATTTATTACAATTTTTAAGTACTGCTTATGATATgtttattgataaagataaaaatgTTGTTAAGGCTGCTAAATCTGCTACTGATACATTATTTGGAATTTATCCTATAGAAGCATTAGgatcaattgttttagatgaatttttaaatatttttaaatcgGGAGCTAAATGGAATTCTAAAGTTGCAgcattaaacaattttgataaattaattgatgatgtaCCAGCAGATATTttagaaatgaaatttattgatgttgtACCTGTTTTAACTGATTTATCTACTGATTTTAAACCAGAATTAGCTAAAGCTGGTATTAcaactttgaaaaaatttgttcaagttttagataatttggatttacaaaacaaatatgatttaattgttgatacttTAGCTGATCCACAAAAAGTTACTGATTGTATCAAGAATTTATCTTCTGTGACATTTGTAGCTGAAGTCACAGAACCagcattatcattattagtaCCGATTTTAGAtaaatcattgaaaatgtcatcatcatcaaatgaaCAATTAAGACAAACAGTTATGGTTACAGAAAATTTAACCAGATTAGTTAATAACAAaagagaaattgaaaaattcattcCAATTTTATTACCTGGTGTAGAAAAAGTTGTCAACAATGCTTCATTACCAGAAGTTAGAGAATTGGCCAGTAAAGCTTTAAAAGTTTTAAAAGATGCTGAAAATGAACAAAGTGATGGTAAATTCCATGGAAGAATTACTCTTGAACAAGCagaaaaattttatattGAAGATATTCCTGATGaagattatcaacaaccaattgaattattgaaagatgatattttgaaaaaatatttatcaaccATTTTACAAGTTGATGCTCATGTCAATGATTGGAAACGTTTACAAGAATATTTAATGATGGCCactaataatgaaaattattCCCAATTAGTAGTTAATCATgtcaaaaatttatttaaccCTGAATCAGCTAcagataatgataatgatgatggagctattattattgttgatgcAGATTTTTCTTTAGCATATGGTACTCGTATgttattaaacaaaacaaaattaagaTTATTGAAAGGACATAGATATGGATTATGTGGTAGAAATGGTGCTGGTAAATCAACTTTAATGAGAGCAATTTCTAAAGGTCAATTAGAAGGATTTCCTACTgctgatgaattgaaaacatgTTTTGTTGAACATAAATTACAAGGATCTGAAGCTGATATGGATTTAGTTAGTTTTATTGGTCTGGATCCAGAATTATCTAATGTTGGAagtgaagaaattgaacaagCTTTGAAAAATGTTGGATTTCCTGATGAAagattacaacaacaagtagGATCATTATCAGGAGGttggaaaatgaaattagaattagCAAGAGCAATGTTAATGAAAGCTgatgttttattattggatGAACCTACCAATCATTTAGATGTTGTTAATGTCAAATGGTTACAAGATTATTTAGTAGAAAATACTGAAATTACTTCATTAATTGTTTCTCatgattcaaaatttttagATGCTGTTTGTACTgatattattcattatgaaaataaaaaattggcTTATTATAAAGGAAATTTATCAGAATTTGTTAAAATTAAACCTGAAGGTAAATCATATTATACATTGACTGATTCAAATGTTAAAATGGCATTCCCACCACCAGGGATTTTAACTGGagttaaatcaaatactaGAGCTGTTGCTAGAATGTCTAATGTTACATTTACTTATCCTGGTGCTGATAAACCATCATTAAAAAATGTTTCAtgttcattatcattatcatcaagaGTTGCTATATTAGGTCCAAATGGTGCTGGTAAATCAactttaataaaattattaactgCTGAATTAGTACCACAAGAAGgtaaagttgaaaaacaTCCAAATTTAAGAATTGGTTATATTGCTCAACATGCATTACAACATGTTGAACAacataaagaaaaaactgctaatcaatatttacaaTGGCGTTATAGATTTGGTGATGATCGTGaagttttattaaaagaaagtaGAAAAGTatctgaagaagaacaagaaatgatgaaaaaagaaattgatattgatgatggtaGAGGTAAAAGAACAATTGAAGCATTAGTTGGTAgacaaaaattgaaaaaatcatttcaaTATGAAGTGAAATGGAAATATTGGTTACCTAAATATAATTCTTGGGTACCAAAAGAAGTTTTACTTGAACAtggatttgataaattgattcaaaaatttgatgatcATGAAGCTTCAAGAGAAGGATTAGGATATAGAGAATTAACTCCTTCAGTGATTCGTAAACATTTTGAAGATGTTGGATTGGATGGTGATATTGCTGATCATACTCCAATGGGATCATTATCTGGTGGTCAATTAGTTAAAGTGGTTATTGCTGGTGCCATGTGGAATAATCCTCATTTATTGGTGTTGGATGAACCAACAAATTATCTTGATCGTGATTCATTAGGTGGATTAGCTGTGGCAATTAGAGAATGGAATGGTGGAGTAGTTATGATTTCTCATAACAATGAATTTGTTGGAGCATTATGTCCTGAACAATGGCATGTAGAAAATGGAGAAGTGATTCAAAAAGGAACAGTTGCTGTTGATTCTAAAAGATTTGAAGATCAAGGTGGTGATACATCTTCTAAAGAAAGTACACCTGGCCCTGTTCCTGTCCCTGTCCCTGTCCCAGAACCAATTAAAAAGAGagctgatgatgatgattctcCTGCTAATATTAAAGTTAGaacaagaaagaagaaaatgacaagaaatgaaaagaaagcTCAAGcagaaagaagaagattaaGATATATTGAATGGTTAAGTTCACCTAAAGGGACACCAAAACCAGTGGAtactgatgatgaagaagaatagaTGTAGTAtatagaaagaaagaaagaaaagtagTCATTTAATTAGAGTATAATATTGTAAgagtaataatataatatgtTCAATGAATTCTTTGGTTAATTGGTTAGTTggttaaattgattgattgattgattgattgattggtTGGTAAAATTATTGAGTTTAGTCGTGTAAAGAGCCCCAATTAATTTTCCACATTCGaaggcaaaaaaaaaaaaaaaataaaacaagtttctttaaaaattaaaaagaagGCCATTTGACTAGtattatataaatcatAATTGCCATCAACATTATCAACTTTCATtgtcattatcattatcactattagtaccaacaacaacaacaacaacaacaacagcaacaacagcaataataataataactacattataaattaaactaTAGATATGGCTGATagatattctttttcattgacTACATTCTCACCAAGGtatgttgttttttttgaccaACTGAATTCTTGTGGGAATGAAATATATTCCTTTTGCAAACAATTCATATGTGTATACTAActtcttgtttgtttgtttgttttttttttttctttagtgGTAAATTAgttcaaattgaatatgCATTGAATGCAGTTAGACAAGGAGTTACTGCTATTGGTATCAAATGTGATAATGGAGTAGTATTAGCTACTGAACGTAAATCCAATTCACCATTAATTAGAAATGATACTAATATTAAAGTTGAATATATTACTCCTAATATTGGTATGACTTATAGTGGGATGGGACCAGATTTCCGAGTATTAGTTGATAGAGCTCGTAAATTGGCTCATAGTAATTATAAACGGATATATAATGAATATCCACCGGTGAAAATTATGGTTCAAGAAATTGCTAAAGTGATGCAAGAAAGTACTCAATCAGGAGGAATTCGACCATTTGGAGTATCATTATTAGTTGGAGGATATGATGAAACAAATGAAGggaaatttcaattatatcaagTTGATCCAAGTGGTAGTTATTTCCCTTGGAAAGCTACTGCTATTGGTAAAACTTCTAATCTGGCTAAAActtttttagaaaaaagatggaatgaaaatttacaattagAAGATGCACTTCATGTGGCTTTATTAGCATTAAAAGAAAGTATTGATGGAGAATTAAATGGAGATAATTTGGATATTGCTATTATTAGTGATCCTCATGAACAATTATTAGGATTTAAAGGTACTAATATTCCTGGTCCaagatttaaaaaattaactcctgaagaaataaatgataCTTTAGAATCGttataaagaaataaagaaagaaagaaagaaagaaagaaagtaataatgataaaagtaaataaatatacgttataacaattgattaaatcgTACATGcgtagaaaaaaaaagtaaagcCAGGATAAGAATTTGGGCTGGTGATTATGAactttttttaattttgtaGATACTCAAACTAGTttatatttgatgattttgaagaatatGAAAATTAGTTACTAAAAAGGATGAACAATTGGTAGTTTGTATAAGAGGTGATATTCTTCtctattttcaaaatatgtatatatatatatatatgtatgtatgtaagtctataaaaaaaaaacagtaataattgaatgaatcaatcaatcaatgataataaaagcaaaaaaaaaaaaaagcaccTTATAAAG is part of the Candida dubliniensis CD36 chromosome R, complete sequence genome and encodes:
- a CDS encoding ubiquitin carrier protein, putative (Similar to S. cerevisiae UBC7) — translated: MPPRSTAQKRLLKEYQQLSRDPPPGIIAGPVSEDNLYKWECFLEGPSDTPYENGVFPAVLTFPKDYPLSPPTLKFDPPLLHPNIYADGTVCISILHPPGEDPNQYERPEERWSPVQSIEKILLSVMSMLAEPNPESGANIDACKLWRDNRTEYNRQIRQHVKESLGL
- a CDS encoding protein Pet18 homologue, putative (Similar to S. cerevisiae PET18;~In S. cerevisiae: required for respiratory growth and stability of the mitochondrial genome) encodes the protein MSTIDKLLKVHQDLFLQSISHPLTNELCEGTLADYKLFTYLNQDLKFFQIGLNLFGKTLAYCDDPKSAIILGKQIGFVSTDENDYFIKTLKELEQNEDLIKVVINLKEENLTLVKVQQYIKYLQYLTFESNSYVEIITFMYTMEKVYLGWAEYNIARKAIPSDLPYKYQEWINLHYGLDFTKWVQFLHNEVERVVKTKEDFNICEKSFVKCLELEIDFFQACYEYQEN
- a CDS encoding purine-cytosine permease, putative (Similar to S. cerevisiae TPN1) is translated as MEVATGKDSIVSQDIVSSNETDIHHKTPKYINWIYNLDKWGVEVRGIERVSEQERIELGQKIPTWHLFIQTLGLWWSACGGLTTMSSFFLPTLLYGLNLRDAMISGFIGMIIGCLVPAYSSTMGPKSGCRQMVTARFLFGQWGVKFVALICIVGGIGWSVVNCVLGGQMLLAINHNISLAVGIVVIAIISLIVAIFGIKVLLKFQTIFSIPIFIASILFYVVVCQKANYIIESNKMINDAGYSKVTSRGNWLSYFSLCYSVTATWGSGAADYYILYPASTPSYQIFLITFLGIAVPSTFVAIAGTICGNVALSYQPWNDAYNEYGVGGLIVGTFSHWGKFGKFVAVLLYISLICNNIMNTYSVAFEFQLIDSRLTYVPRWIWATIVTVIYLVLSVCGRYHFSTILSNFLPMLGYWITMYIVLLLEENLIFRSSFKVRKLHEREFDGDYKQMYNWMNWNKPKGRTLGFAACLAFLCGCAGAIIGMNQVYYKGPIAKKVGEYGADLGMWISFGFTAITYPVFRYIELRLLKK
- a CDS encoding [NU+] prion formation protein, putative (Similar to S. cerevisiae NEW1) is translated as MSKSFDDFIKQQKQQQAKPKGFGYRNNNYNNNQGGGYNYNQAYGNAPTFQPGNQQFQYQGGYNQGYNQGFNQQYQYQGQGQGQGYNQGYNSNNRYNNNYNNTNQSSTISTPVESLPTSGRSTPNPNASTTSLTSLNTALAKLNVSNIPFEENLSNIEKATKIAEIRPEVETIIKIIDEQEDLSIINEWKLNEILKSLLKPKSPALVKEAALLIIQQLASKFGGQTPKEAYLLQFLSTAYDMFIDKDKNVVKAAKSATDTLFGIYPIEALGSIVLDEFLNIFKSGAKWNSKVAALNNFDKLIDDVPADILEMKFIDVVPVLTDLSTDFKPELAKAGITTLKKFVQVLDNLDLQNKYDLIVDTLADPQKVTDCIKNLSSVTFVAEVTEPALSLLVPILDKSLKMSSSSNEQLRQTVMVTENLTRLVNNKREIEKFIPILLPGVEKVVNNASLPEVRELASKALKVLKDAENEQSDGKFHGRITLEQAEKFYIEDIPDEDYQQPIELLKDDILKKYLSTILQVDAHVNDWKRLQEYLMMATNNENYSQLVVNHVKNLFNPESATDNDNDDGAIIIVDADFSLAYGTRMLLNKTKLRLLKGHRYGLCGRNGAGKSTLMRAISKGQLEGFPTADELKTCFVEHKLQGSEADMDLVSFIGSDPELSNVGSEEIEQALKNVGFPDERLQQQVGSLSGGWKMKLELARAMLMKADVLLLDEPTNHLDVVNVKWLQDYLVENTEITSLIVSHDSKFLDAVCTDIIHYENKKLAYYKGNLSEFVKIKPEGKSYYTLTDSNVKMAFPPPGILTGVKSNTRAVARMSNVTFTYPGADKPSLKNVSCSLSLSSRVAILGPNGAGKSTLIKLLTAELVPQEGKVEKHPNLRIGYIAQHALQHVEQHKEKTANQYLQWRYRFGDDREVLLKESRKVSEEEQEMMKKEIDIDDGRGKRTIEALVGRQKLKKSFQYEVKWKYWLPKYNSWVPKEVLLEHGFDKLIQKFDDHEASREGLGYRELTPSVIRKHFEDVGLDGDIADHTPMGSLSGGQLVKVVIAGAMWNNPHLLVLDEPTNYLDRDSLGGLAVAIREWNGGVVMISHNNEFVGALCPEQWHVENGEVIQKGTVAVDSKRFEDQGGDTSSKESTPGPVPVPVPVPEPIKKRADDDDSPANIKVRTRKKKMTRNEKKAQAERRRLRYIEWLSSPKGTPKPVDTDDEEE
- a CDS encoding proteasome component, putative (Similar to S. cerevisiae PRE8;~spliced gene) → MADRYSFSLTTFSPSGKLVQIEYALNAVRQGVTAIGIKCDNGVVLATERKSNSPLIRNDTNIKVEYITPNIGMTYSGMGPDFRVLVDRARKLAHSNYKRIYNEYPPVKIMVQEIAKVMQESTQSGGIRPFGVSLLVGGYDETNEGKFQLYQVDPSGSYFPWKATAIGKTSNSAKTFLEKRWNENLQLEDALHVALLALKESIDGELNGDNLDIAIISDPHEQLLGFKGTNIPGPRFKKLTPEEINDTLESL